From a single Cyclobacterium marinum DSM 745 genomic region:
- a CDS encoding C40 family peptidase — MKYPFYIYLFLMTSFFACNSEDQKLEIDNAIAEVKENFAPDKRVALFEVQWEDGKLLGETNLPEAHVALLSKLKANNIEFSDSIQLLPSPELGSKHLALVTNSVANIRSAPKHSAELATQALMGTPLKVLKSNGSWYLVQTPDDYISWVDAAAIVLVDQATLNEWFEKEKVVVTEMISSVYTNDNFEDIVSDITAGNVLEVNGYENGNYLVTLPDQRKGVIQGDHAINYEVWKNSRNTSDANLIQTARKMMGSPYLWGGTSPKGIDCSGFTKTIYFLNGMVIPRDASQQVNEGELIDEDKNWENLQVGDLLFFGVPATETSKERVVHVGMWIGDGKFIHSRGRVRISSFDPEDEHFDAAELNRYLRTKRIRNQPSENILTVEQVLQ, encoded by the coding sequence ATGAAATACCCATTTTATATCTATTTATTTTTGATGACTTCGTTCTTTGCTTGTAACAGTGAAGACCAGAAATTAGAAATTGACAATGCCATTGCCGAAGTAAAAGAAAATTTTGCTCCGGATAAGCGCGTGGCCTTATTTGAGGTGCAATGGGAAGATGGTAAGTTATTAGGAGAAACCAATCTACCTGAAGCCCATGTTGCTTTGCTATCAAAGTTAAAAGCTAATAATATTGAATTCAGTGACTCTATCCAACTTCTGCCTAGCCCCGAACTTGGATCCAAGCATTTAGCTTTGGTTACCAATTCTGTAGCCAATATAAGAAGTGCACCCAAACATTCTGCAGAATTAGCCACTCAAGCTTTAATGGGCACCCCCTTAAAGGTTTTAAAATCAAATGGGAGTTGGTATCTAGTTCAGACTCCTGACGATTATATCTCATGGGTAGATGCTGCAGCCATTGTATTGGTGGACCAAGCCACCTTGAATGAATGGTTTGAAAAAGAAAAAGTTGTGGTCACAGAAATGATAAGCAGTGTTTATACCAATGACAATTTTGAGGATATTGTAAGCGATATCACTGCAGGAAATGTATTGGAGGTTAATGGCTATGAAAATGGGAATTACTTGGTGACCCTTCCGGATCAAAGGAAAGGTGTTATTCAAGGAGACCATGCCATTAATTATGAGGTCTGGAAAAACAGCAGAAATACCAGTGATGCTAACCTTATTCAAACCGCACGAAAAATGATGGGATCACCTTACCTATGGGGAGGGACTTCCCCAAAAGGTATAGATTGTAGTGGGTTTACAAAAACCATTTATTTTCTTAATGGAATGGTCATCCCAAGAGATGCTTCACAACAAGTAAATGAAGGTGAACTGATAGATGAGGATAAAAACTGGGAAAATTTACAAGTGGGAGATTTATTGTTTTTTGGTGTTCCCGCCACAGAAACAAGTAAAGAGCGCGTCGTCCATGTAGGCATGTGGATAGGTGATGGAAAATTCATTCACTCAAGAGGAAGAGTTAGAATCAGCAGTTTTGATCCGGAAGATGAGCACTTTGATGCTGCTGAACTCAATAGATATTTACGAACCAAACGTATCAGAAATCAACCAAGTGAGAATATTCTAACGGTTGAACAGGTGCTACAATAA
- a CDS encoding M28 family peptidase yields MKKILLIYLFLGLIFKLQAQSPLDGYSESGSRTQTDLEELFLKMVDFPSFKSHLKTITSNPHTAGSKANEEVRDYLVEVMTKANLETKLYPYDVYIPKSPGTSIVEIVTPKRKPLNQMEDVIPENPYSSHPNLDKGWNAYSGSGDVISEVVYANYGTKEDFEKLEELGINIQGKVVMARYGKNFRGFKAKYAEQYGAAGVLIYTDPKDYGYSRGLVYPEGNNYSESAIQRGSVLTETFTGDPLTPFEPALPLDGKIKVKRLDPKETNLHSIPVTPIGYGAAKEIMELMKGKPVPGGWQGGLPFTYRLEGGAELKVRLAVSQPKEIVRINNVIGTVKGSMYPDEWIILGCHYDAWAFGTTDPGSGTAMLLTLSEALGKLVEEGLSPKRSIMIAHWDGEEYGVIGSTEWVEQMKEELGSKAVAYLNFDAGVSGRNFGGAAAPTLKKIMQDAAKRVTYPDSSKTVFDMWSKNGENISIGNLGGGSDHIGFYMHTGIPSLSGGTGGKTLYHTNYDDFNFYEKFIDPSLKMGGAVAQWAGIMALKLANATFIPYDIPRYAEDLSKHFATSTKKIKTYFPDFSGFQHAEDAIQSLAESTNLLSELMPQVLEHRNFNKKEIKEINLALIQLEKSFIYQEGMPYGPWYLSLYASSDPYSGYASWILPAIEYQIANSKTENLDHWDEVYAKAILDLNQKVINISQKLKNP; encoded by the coding sequence ATGAAAAAAATACTTTTAATTTATTTATTTCTAGGATTGATTTTTAAGCTGCAGGCCCAAAGCCCACTGGATGGCTATTCAGAAAGTGGAAGCAGAACACAGACCGACCTAGAAGAGCTGTTCCTAAAGATGGTGGATTTCCCAAGCTTTAAAAGCCACCTTAAAACCATTACCTCCAACCCTCACACCGCAGGCTCTAAAGCCAATGAAGAGGTAAGAGATTACCTTGTTGAGGTGATGACTAAAGCCAACTTAGAGACCAAGCTATACCCTTATGATGTTTATATTCCTAAAAGTCCCGGTACCTCAATCGTAGAAATTGTCACGCCCAAAAGGAAACCATTGAATCAGATGGAGGATGTGATACCTGAAAATCCTTACTCATCCCACCCAAACCTTGACAAAGGATGGAATGCTTATTCAGGTTCGGGAGATGTTATTTCCGAGGTCGTCTATGCAAACTATGGAACCAAAGAAGATTTCGAAAAACTGGAAGAGCTTGGCATTAACATCCAGGGAAAAGTAGTAATGGCCAGGTATGGAAAGAACTTCCGCGGTTTTAAGGCAAAATATGCCGAACAATATGGAGCCGCCGGAGTACTCATCTACACAGACCCGAAAGATTATGGATATAGCAGAGGGTTAGTTTATCCGGAGGGTAATAATTACAGCGAGAGTGCAATTCAAAGAGGCTCTGTATTAACTGAAACCTTTACAGGAGATCCTTTGACACCCTTTGAACCTGCTCTTCCTCTGGATGGTAAAATTAAGGTAAAGCGTCTCGATCCCAAAGAAACAAATTTACATTCAATTCCTGTAACCCCGATCGGCTATGGAGCTGCCAAAGAAATTATGGAGTTAATGAAAGGTAAACCCGTGCCGGGCGGATGGCAGGGTGGTCTGCCTTTTACCTACCGACTAGAGGGAGGAGCTGAATTAAAGGTAAGGTTAGCCGTTTCTCAACCAAAGGAAATTGTCCGAATTAATAATGTAATAGGTACAGTAAAAGGCAGTATGTATCCGGATGAATGGATCATTTTAGGTTGTCACTACGATGCTTGGGCATTTGGTACCACCGACCCGGGGAGCGGAACCGCCATGCTATTAACCTTGTCTGAGGCATTGGGTAAATTGGTAGAAGAAGGGTTAAGTCCTAAAAGGTCTATAATGATTGCGCACTGGGATGGTGAAGAATATGGTGTTATCGGTTCCACAGAATGGGTAGAACAGATGAAAGAAGAGTTAGGCAGTAAGGCTGTCGCTTACCTCAACTTTGATGCTGGTGTTTCCGGAAGAAATTTTGGGGGAGCTGCTGCTCCTACCTTAAAGAAAATAATGCAAGATGCTGCCAAAAGAGTAACCTACCCTGACTCGTCCAAAACAGTCTTTGACATGTGGTCCAAAAATGGTGAAAATATTTCTATTGGAAATCTCGGAGGAGGATCAGATCATATCGGTTTTTATATGCATACAGGCATCCCTTCATTAAGTGGAGGGACAGGGGGTAAAACACTCTATCATACCAATTACGATGATTTTAATTTCTATGAGAAATTTATTGATCCAAGTTTAAAGATGGGTGGTGCTGTTGCTCAATGGGCCGGAATAATGGCCTTGAAATTAGCTAATGCCACATTCATACCTTATGATATACCTAGGTACGCTGAAGATCTAAGTAAACATTTCGCCACTTCCACAAAAAAAATAAAAACCTATTTCCCTGATTTTTCCGGCTTTCAGCATGCTGAAGATGCCATCCAATCCTTAGCTGAATCCACCAATTTACTCAGCGAATTAATGCCCCAAGTATTGGAACACAGAAATTTCAATAAAAAAGAAATAAAGGAAATCAATTTAGCATTGATCCAACTTGAAAAAAGTTTTATTTATCAAGAAGGAATGCCATATGGCCCTTGGTATCTCTCATTATATGCTTCTTCTGATCCTTATAGTGGCTATGCATCTTGGATTCTTCCTGCCATAGAATATCAGATAGCAAACAGCAAAACGGAAAATTTGGACCATTGGGATGAAGTATATGCAAAAGCCATTCTAGATCTGAACCAAAAAGTCATCAACATCAGTCAAAAGTTAAAAAATCCTTAA